A single region of the Halopiger xanaduensis SH-6 genome encodes:
- a CDS encoding Rrf2 family transcriptional regulator, translating to MSSIELTPSQKKILRALTNLHKESEDAIKGEDIAEQVDRNPGTIRNQMQSLKALQLVEGVPGPKGGYKPTAAAYEALEIQQMDDPASVPLEHEGEPVEDVIVEEIDLSSVHHPELCRAEIHMQGSIDGISEDDAVTVGPTPLSKLVIDGRVDGKDDTNNILILRIEDMTAPGEEPAH from the coding sequence ATGTCATCAATTGAACTAACTCCGAGTCAGAAGAAGATCCTCCGCGCGCTCACGAACCTCCACAAGGAGTCCGAGGACGCGATCAAGGGGGAGGACATCGCCGAGCAGGTAGACCGCAACCCGGGTACCATCCGAAATCAGATGCAGAGCCTCAAGGCCCTTCAACTGGTCGAGGGTGTACCTGGTCCGAAAGGTGGCTACAAGCCGACCGCCGCGGCCTACGAGGCCCTCGAGATCCAGCAGATGGACGACCCGGCCTCCGTCCCGCTCGAACACGAGGGCGAACCGGTCGAGGACGTCATCGTCGAGGAGATCGACCTCTCGAGCGTCCACCACCCCGAACTCTGCCGCGCGGAGATCCACATGCAGGGCTCGATCGACGGCATCTCGGAGGACGACGCCGTCACCGTCGGCCCGACGCCGCTCTCGAAGCTCGTCATCGACGGGCGCGTCGACGGCAAGGACGACACGAACAACATCCTCATCCTCCGGATCGAGGACATGACCGCCCCGGGCGAGGAGCCGGCACACTGA
- a CDS encoding metal-dependent transcriptional regulator, with translation MMLSDVMEDYLKVIYQLQRSTDDRIKTSEIAAELDVTSPTVTSMLDKLEDRGLVDREKYRGVTLTDEGETVALEVVRHHRLLEAYLTEHLDYDWSEVHDEADRLEHHISENFEARVADALGEPEVDPHGSPIPGADLEPPERPEGKTVSEFAEGETVVVEEVADRDPEVLSYLADHGVEPGVELEIVEVAPFGMVTARSSAHDEPVSLPETVARHVRVSSPTKVEQ, from the coding sequence ATGATGCTGAGCGACGTGATGGAAGACTACCTCAAGGTCATCTACCAGCTCCAGCGGTCGACCGACGACCGCATCAAGACCTCCGAGATCGCCGCGGAGCTGGACGTCACGTCGCCGACGGTCACCAGCATGCTCGACAAACTCGAGGACCGCGGGCTGGTCGACCGGGAGAAGTACCGCGGGGTCACGCTCACAGACGAGGGCGAGACCGTCGCCCTCGAGGTCGTCCGCCACCACCGGCTGCTCGAGGCCTACCTCACCGAACATCTGGACTACGACTGGTCGGAGGTCCACGACGAGGCCGACCGGCTCGAACACCACATCAGCGAGAACTTCGAGGCCCGCGTCGCCGACGCGCTCGGCGAGCCGGAGGTCGACCCGCACGGCTCGCCGATCCCCGGCGCCGACCTCGAACCGCCGGAACGCCCCGAAGGGAAGACCGTCTCGGAGTTTGCGGAGGGCGAAACCGTCGTCGTCGAGGAGGTCGCCGACCGCGATCCCGAAGTGCTCTCCTATCTGGCCGACCACGGCGTCGAACCCGGCGTCGAACTCGAGATCGTCGAAGTCGCCCCCTTCGGGATGGTGACCGCCCGCTCGAGCGCCCACGACGAGCCGGTCTCGCTGCCGGAGACGGTCGCACGCCACGTCCGCGTTTCCTCGCCGACGAAAGTCGAACAGTAG
- the rocF gene encoding arginase, protein MNTNATVRIIGAPMDYGANRRGVDMGPSAIRYAGLADELERASVAPVDDGDLSMPRAEEIDPDADDATGLESTGGESAGVENAKFLPEIESVNARLADRVAETLADGEFPLVLGGDHSVAIGSLHGSARDADVGAIWFDAHADLNTPETSPSGNVHGMPLGAALGRGVFGDMDWAHSPRLREESVAYVGLRSIDERERELVRESEMTAFTMSDIDQRGMTAVVEDALAVATDGTDGIHVSLDLDMIDPKAAPGVGTPVRGGVTYREAHAALEAVSRRHDRDGILRSMDVVEVNPILDEANETAALAAELTASAFGKRIL, encoded by the coding sequence ATGAACACGAACGCGACCGTTCGGATCATCGGCGCGCCGATGGACTACGGGGCCAACCGCCGCGGCGTCGACATGGGACCCTCGGCGATCCGGTACGCCGGCCTCGCCGACGAACTCGAGCGCGCGAGCGTCGCCCCGGTCGACGACGGGGACCTCTCGATGCCGCGAGCGGAGGAGATCGACCCCGATGCGGACGACGCAACCGGACTCGAATCGACCGGCGGGGAGAGCGCGGGCGTCGAGAACGCCAAGTTCCTCCCGGAGATCGAGAGCGTCAACGCCCGCCTCGCCGACCGCGTCGCGGAGACGCTGGCCGACGGCGAGTTCCCGCTCGTGCTCGGCGGCGACCACTCGGTCGCGATCGGGTCGCTCCACGGCTCCGCGCGCGACGCGGACGTCGGCGCGATCTGGTTCGACGCCCACGCCGACCTCAACACGCCCGAAACCTCGCCCAGCGGCAACGTCCACGGGATGCCGCTGGGCGCCGCGCTCGGTCGGGGCGTCTTCGGGGACATGGACTGGGCCCACAGCCCCCGCCTCCGGGAGGAGTCGGTCGCCTACGTCGGCCTCCGCAGCATCGACGAGCGCGAGCGGGAACTGGTCCGCGAGAGCGAGATGACCGCGTTCACGATGTCCGATATCGACCAGCGCGGCATGACGGCCGTCGTCGAGGACGCGCTCGCGGTCGCGACCGACGGGACCGACGGTATCCACGTCAGCCTCGACCTCGACATGATCGATCCCAAGGCCGCACCGGGCGTCGGGACGCCGGTCCGCGGCGGCGTCACCTACCGCGAGGCTCACGCCGCCCTCGAGGCAGTCTCGCGGCGCCACGATCGCGACGGAATCCTCCGCTCGATGGACGTCGTCGAAGTCAACCCGATCCTCGACGAGGCCAACGAAACGGCGGCGCTCGCGGCCGAGCTCACGGCGAGCGCGTTCGGCAAGCGGATTCTCTGA
- a CDS encoding NAD(P)/FAD-dependent oxidoreductase: MTENVVVLGAGYAGAGAVTKLQSELDGNARLTWIADVDYHLVLHEAHRVIRDPDVRSDITFPVTEIADPSTRFIRDEVVGLDVDEQVVELADSEAVEYDYVLVALGSQTAYYGIPGLEDNSLTLKSLDDALEIHETVQEASQEATRGDPAQIVIGGAGLSGIQTAGEIAEFRDEHRAPIDIHLVEALEEIFPGNDPEIQQALRDLLEDAGVRIHTDDPITEATEEQIEFDEGDPLEYDVFVWTGGITGRDALDDAELEKEHNRVNAEPNFQTSDERVFAIGDSAIVDQGDQPAPPTAQAAWQAAEVAGENIARAIENRPLKTWEHEDKGTVVSVGEKAVAHEVKPGFGISLPVGTFGGVPAQTLKKLIAARWIASITSWNEARKSWSSL, from the coding sequence ATGACTGAGAACGTCGTCGTACTCGGCGCCGGATACGCCGGTGCCGGTGCGGTCACCAAACTCCAGTCGGAGCTCGATGGCAACGCGCGATTAACGTGGATCGCCGACGTCGACTACCACCTCGTCCTGCACGAGGCCCACCGCGTGATCCGGGATCCGGACGTTCGCTCGGACATCACCTTCCCCGTGACCGAGATCGCGGACCCCTCGACACGGTTCATCCGGGACGAAGTCGTCGGCCTCGACGTCGACGAGCAGGTCGTCGAACTCGCCGACAGCGAGGCCGTCGAGTACGACTACGTCCTCGTCGCGCTGGGCAGCCAGACCGCCTACTACGGCATCCCCGGCCTCGAGGACAACTCTCTGACGCTCAAGAGCTTGGACGACGCCCTCGAGATTCACGAGACCGTCCAGGAGGCCAGCCAGGAAGCGACTCGCGGCGATCCCGCACAGATCGTCATCGGCGGCGCCGGCCTCTCGGGCATCCAGACCGCCGGCGAGATCGCCGAGTTCCGCGACGAACACCGCGCGCCGATCGACATTCACCTCGTCGAGGCCTTGGAGGAAATCTTCCCCGGTAACGATCCCGAGATCCAGCAGGCCCTGCGCGACCTGCTCGAGGACGCCGGCGTCCGCATCCACACGGACGATCCGATCACCGAGGCCACCGAGGAGCAGATCGAGTTCGACGAGGGCGACCCCCTCGAGTACGACGTGTTCGTCTGGACCGGCGGCATCACGGGCCGCGACGCCTTAGACGACGCCGAACTCGAGAAGGAGCACAACCGCGTCAACGCCGAGCCGAACTTCCAGACTTCCGACGAGCGCGTCTTCGCCATCGGCGACTCCGCGATCGTCGACCAGGGCGACCAGCCCGCGCCGCCGACGGCCCAGGCCGCCTGGCAGGCCGCGGAGGTCGCCGGCGAGAATATCGCCCGCGCGATCGAGAACCGGCCGCTCAAGACCTGGGAGCACGAGGACAAGGGGACCGTCGTCTCCGTCGGCGAGAAGGCCGTCGCCCACGAGGTCAAGCCGGGCTTCGGCATCTCCCTGCCCGTCGGCACTTTCGGCGGCGTCCCGGCACAGACCCTGAAGAAGCTGATCGCCGCGCGCTGGATCGCGAGCATCACGTCCTGGAACGAGGCGCGCAAGTCCTGGTCGTCGCTGTAA
- a CDS encoding acyltransferase codes for MTDDSSGSGSGSESESESRSRHDRITHHRTAGPRNSLAYWTDAKHPLRIAINYVVVWLVRISPSLRLKRWLMRRIGVTVGDDVSWGLEATPDVFWPELITLEDHAIVGYDATLLCHEFLQDEYRTGEVVVGERAMIGAGAIVLPGVEIGAEARVAANSLVTRDVEPGTTVAGVPARPMGGDGRDTATDDGDAGTADAGNDENEDDTR; via the coding sequence GTGACTGACGACAGTTCCGGTTCCGGTTCCGGATCCGAATCCGAATCTGAATCCCGCTCCCGACACGACCGCATCACCCATCACCGAACGGCGGGTCCGCGCAACTCGCTCGCCTACTGGACCGACGCGAAGCACCCGCTCCGGATCGCGATCAACTACGTCGTCGTCTGGCTCGTCCGAATCTCGCCGAGCCTGCGGCTCAAGCGCTGGCTCATGCGACGCATCGGCGTCACCGTCGGCGACGACGTCTCGTGGGGCCTCGAGGCGACGCCGGACGTCTTCTGGCCCGAGTTGATCACGCTCGAGGATCACGCGATCGTCGGCTACGACGCGACCTTACTCTGTCACGAGTTCTTACAGGACGAGTACCGGACCGGCGAGGTCGTCGTCGGCGAACGGGCGATGATCGGCGCGGGGGCGATCGTCCTTCCGGGCGTCGAAATCGGCGCCGAGGCGCGCGTGGCGGCGAACTCGCTCGTAACGCGGGACGTCGAACCGGGGACGACGGTCGCCGGCGTACCGGCCCGGCCGATGGGAGGGGACGGTCGCGACACGGCTACGGACGATGGCGACGCAGGGACGGCTGACGCCGGCAACGACGAAAACGAAGACGATACGCGGTAA
- a CDS encoding Nmad3 family putative nucleotide modification protein, with product MTVVLAGIGADSTNLGALGPLYDDGRFEYIPIPEKTRETSESETLGSWALRASDDPEHRVAADLTTRIEPQPVRGGVETVTGETLESWPFHRDPNFEALTYGEHRTSGYVTRLRALEPGDVVGFYAGLRRPGGERAHRYLIGYFTVDHVDVITPETPPPECEAIFEGHPENAHTKRARDGRPYLAEKTIVLVDGREPGGLFDRYPIRLSEYVVKPGNERPQYYLREAVESAWNVAEGGANMMFKPAYRCGLSGERFRELVGRPGDRSAADATIDALQS from the coding sequence ATGACGGTCGTCCTCGCAGGCATCGGTGCCGACAGCACGAACCTCGGCGCGCTCGGACCGCTGTACGACGACGGCCGGTTCGAGTATATCCCGATCCCCGAGAAGACTCGCGAGACGAGCGAATCCGAGACGCTGGGCTCGTGGGCGCTCCGCGCGAGCGACGATCCCGAGCACCGCGTCGCGGCGGACCTCACGACCCGTATCGAACCCCAACCCGTCCGCGGCGGCGTCGAGACCGTCACCGGCGAGACCCTCGAGTCGTGGCCGTTCCACCGCGATCCCAACTTCGAGGCGCTCACCTACGGCGAACACCGCACCAGCGGCTACGTCACTCGACTGCGAGCCCTCGAGCCGGGTGACGTCGTCGGCTTCTACGCGGGCCTACGGCGGCCGGGCGGCGAGCGCGCCCACCGGTACCTGATCGGCTACTTCACCGTCGACCACGTCGACGTGATCACGCCCGAGACGCCGCCGCCGGAGTGCGAAGCGATCTTTGAGGGCCACCCGGAAAATGCCCACACGAAACGCGCTCGAGACGGGCGGCCGTACCTCGCCGAGAAGACGATCGTCCTCGTCGACGGCCGCGAACCCGGCGGTCTCTTCGATCGGTATCCGATCCGGTTGAGCGAGTACGTCGTGAAGCCGGGCAACGAGCGGCCGCAGTACTACCTCCGCGAAGCGGTCGAGTCCGCCTGGAACGTCGCCGAAGGCGGCGCGAACATGATGTTCAAGCCGGCGTACCGCTGCGGCCTGTCGGGCGAGCGGTTCCGCGAACTGGTCGGGCGGCCGGGTGATCGGTCGGCCGCGGACGCGACGATCGACGCACTACAGTCCTGA
- a CDS encoding RNA-guided pseudouridylation complex pseudouridine synthase subunit Cbf5 encodes MTALRGPPEERSPAELLTFGVVNLDKPPGPSSHQVSGWLRDAVADTLAERGIDATIDQAAHAGTLDPKVTGCLPIMLGDATRLAQVFLEGSKEYVAVLECHGSLPADAESVVAEFEGPIYQKPPRKSAVARRLRVREIYDLEVLERNEADRQLLLRIRCESGTYVRKLCHDLGLALGTGGHMGHLRRTATTPFDDRDLYSAYEFLDALAFWLEDDDPEPLSEIVDPAERILEDIPRVVIPESAAREVANGAPVYEPGVLEVDSDVGEGDLVACYTPNGAAVCLGEFVADEGRDVAVDLERVLV; translated from the coding sequence ATGACCGCGCTACGTGGCCCGCCCGAGGAACGCTCGCCCGCCGAACTGCTTACGTTCGGCGTCGTCAACCTCGACAAGCCGCCGGGGCCGTCCTCCCACCAGGTGAGCGGCTGGCTCCGCGACGCCGTCGCCGACACCCTCGCCGAACGGGGCATTGATGCGACCATCGATCAAGCCGCCCACGCAGGGACGCTCGATCCGAAAGTCACCGGGTGCCTGCCGATCATGCTCGGCGATGCGACCCGCCTCGCGCAGGTCTTCCTCGAGGGGTCGAAGGAGTACGTCGCCGTCCTCGAGTGTCACGGTTCGCTCCCGGCCGACGCCGAGTCGGTCGTCGCGGAGTTCGAGGGGCCGATCTACCAGAAGCCGCCGCGCAAGAGCGCCGTCGCGCGGCGCCTCCGCGTGCGCGAGATTTACGACCTCGAGGTGCTCGAGCGCAACGAGGCCGATCGCCAGCTGTTGCTCCGGATCCGCTGCGAGAGCGGCACCTACGTGCGGAAGCTTTGCCACGACCTCGGGCTGGCGCTCGGCACGGGCGGACACATGGGCCACCTGCGACGGACGGCGACGACGCCGTTCGACGATCGGGATCTGTACTCGGCCTACGAGTTTTTGGACGCGCTGGCGTTCTGGCTCGAGGACGACGATCCCGAACCGCTGTCCGAAATCGTCGATCCCGCCGAACGCATTCTGGAAGACATTCCGAGGGTCGTGATCCCCGAAAGCGCCGCTCGGGAGGTAGCCAACGGCGCACCGGTCTACGAGCCGGGCGTGCTCGAGGTCGACAGTGATGTCGGTGAAGGTGATCTCGTCGCCTGCTACACGCCGAATGGGGCTGCAGTCTGTCTCGGCGAGTTTGTCGCCGACGAGGGACGGGACGTGGCGGTTGATCTCGAGCGCGTGCTCGTGTGA
- the cmk gene encoding (d)CMP kinase: MLLTVSGPPGSGKSTTAELLADAFDLDHVSGGDIFRELADERGYTPLEFNKLAEENDQIDRDLDRRLREIAREEDDLVLESRLAGWLAAEQADFRFWLDAPVHVRGERIAEREGKDPERAAEETKAREASEAQRYEEYYGIDIRDLTIYDLSVNTARWEPDAVLDMLVTAVGEYDPAGDEGKAHIDLEYEFE; this comes from the coding sequence ATGTTGCTCACCGTCTCTGGCCCGCCGGGAAGCGGGAAGAGCACGACCGCGGAGTTGCTCGCCGACGCCTTCGATCTCGACCACGTCAGCGGCGGCGACATCTTCCGCGAACTGGCCGACGAACGCGGCTACACGCCGCTGGAGTTCAACAAACTCGCCGAGGAGAACGACCAGATCGACCGCGACCTCGATCGTCGACTACGGGAGATCGCACGCGAAGAGGATGATCTCGTGCTCGAGTCCCGACTCGCCGGCTGGCTGGCGGCCGAGCAGGCCGACTTCCGATTCTGGCTGGACGCGCCGGTTCACGTTCGCGGCGAGCGAATCGCCGAGCGAGAGGGCAAGGATCCCGAGCGTGCGGCCGAGGAGACGAAGGCCCGCGAGGCAAGCGAGGCCCAGCGCTACGAGGAGTACTACGGCATCGACATCCGGGATCTGACGATCTACGACCTCTCGGTGAACACGGCCCGCTGGGAGCCCGACGCGGTGCTCGACATGCTCGTGACCGCCGTCGGGGAGTACGATCCCGCGGGCGACGAAGGGAAGGCCCACATCGATCTCGAGTACGAGTTCGAATGA
- a CDS encoding DUF106 domain-containing protein: MTRTAEKINDLVREDASMEDALEAIRERADENGGEVHWADVSDELTSGQWGRLIEKGVLVDGDEGFEIADRDAYDEALDGDGTEPGADVDVDAEQSKWSQWDKMAGVASLLLMFGYWFNPVRNTVGSTIDLVLAPLDAALPFYAVIMSVALLTGLYSTLLQANLMNPEVMAKYQKRMKAMQEKMQDVQDRKQEAEERGASDAEIERLENELESVREEQMEAMSDNLGMFKEQFRPMVWIMLLTIPLFLWMYWKILDGHVSEAEMTMIMPIAGEVSFNESLLGPMWSWIVWYFLCSMGFTQLLRKSLNIDMTPSTA; this comes from the coding sequence ATGACGCGCACCGCCGAAAAAATCAACGACCTCGTCCGCGAGGACGCCTCGATGGAGGACGCCCTCGAGGCGATCCGCGAGCGGGCCGACGAGAACGGGGGCGAGGTCCACTGGGCCGACGTCAGCGACGAGTTGACGAGCGGACAGTGGGGCCGACTGATCGAGAAAGGAGTGTTAGTCGACGGCGACGAGGGATTCGAGATCGCCGACCGAGACGCCTACGACGAGGCCCTCGACGGTGACGGAACCGAGCCGGGCGCCGACGTCGATGTCGACGCCGAACAGTCCAAGTGGTCACAGTGGGACAAAATGGCCGGCGTCGCGTCGCTGCTGTTGATGTTCGGGTACTGGTTCAACCCCGTTCGGAACACGGTCGGCAGTACGATCGACCTCGTCCTCGCGCCGCTGGACGCCGCGTTGCCGTTCTACGCCGTGATCATGTCCGTCGCGCTGCTGACCGGCCTTTACTCCACGCTGCTGCAGGCCAACCTGATGAACCCCGAAGTGATGGCCAAGTACCAAAAGCGGATGAAGGCCATGCAGGAGAAGATGCAGGACGTTCAGGACCGCAAGCAGGAGGCCGAAGAGCGCGGGGCCAGCGACGCCGAGATCGAACGCCTCGAGAACGAACTCGAGTCGGTCCGCGAGGAGCAGATGGAGGCGATGTCGGACAACCTCGGGATGTTCAAAGAGCAGTTCCGGCCGATGGTCTGGATCATGCTGCTGACGATCCCGCTGTTCCTCTGGATGTACTGGAAGATTCTCGACGGCCACGTTAGCGAAGCCGAGATGACGATGATCATGCCGATCGCCGGCGAGGTGTCGTTCAACGAGTCGCTGCTCGGTCCGATGTGGTCGTGGATCGTCTGGTACTTCCTCTGCTCGATGGGCTTTACCCAGCTGCTTCGCAAGTCGTTGAACATCGACATGACGCCGTCGACGGCCTGA
- a CDS encoding vWA domain-containing protein, which produces MTVIAPIEGENPFASHVGIDPTIYGGLYADDDLTIDESVTVDRYNGTVGWVSGNVTEDLLVANGELELASDANITGVPVVDGHFSGKDGAETSNIAFATDPAGTRIDEINGTEVYNVTDSTPPELFGAKLSESFDGIDDIDQQTERAIRLIDEYEDSNPIASEKLESESDKNVDGFYYEDSDIDGDDIDEFDTSNGDIHVAVDGNVELDGVDVTGDGRAYLYVSGDIDTDGVTVDGDQAQNFWIYGSSDADVTVRNVFQGVMYTPESNSLTVAKDTAVYGSIVAGEGIDIGENVSIHFDETLRTDVPIPEENRDVTIEIGERRSPLDVTFVLDRSGSMRDNDPSEQRVDATKNFIGLMQGEDSSVLEGDQSDQAGVYEFNQNGYERHHLSSDLSSVNSSVETSASGGTGIYSGIEIALDEYERNRSSSAEQHMILLSDGQNDPATEWVCTDGGWLGCDNWEFYDYNQQTLDQAERAADMNVTIHTIGLSDDADSDMLGDIANETDGDYYPAEDDDELEEIFEGIADKVTASSPTTFEVASVDEPTASPHDYAVNVREHPVNIGG; this is translated from the coding sequence GTGACGGTTATCGCTCCGATCGAGGGGGAGAACCCGTTTGCGAGTCACGTCGGTATTGATCCAACGATATACGGCGGCCTCTACGCGGACGATGATCTGACGATCGATGAATCGGTAACGGTCGACAGATACAACGGGACCGTCGGCTGGGTTAGCGGGAACGTCACGGAGGATCTCCTCGTCGCCAATGGCGAGCTCGAACTGGCATCAGACGCGAACATCACCGGGGTACCTGTGGTAGACGGTCACTTTAGCGGCAAAGATGGTGCTGAAACGTCTAACATTGCGTTCGCAACTGATCCTGCCGGAACGAGGATCGACGAGATAAACGGCACTGAAGTATACAACGTGACCGATTCGACGCCTCCGGAACTCTTCGGCGCGAAACTGTCGGAGTCGTTCGACGGGATCGATGACATTGATCAACAAACGGAGCGGGCGATCAGGTTGATCGACGAGTACGAAGATTCGAATCCGATTGCTTCGGAAAAGCTCGAGAGCGAGTCGGACAAGAACGTGGACGGATTCTATTACGAAGATAGCGACATCGACGGTGACGACATCGACGAGTTCGATACGAGTAACGGAGATATCCACGTTGCCGTCGATGGTAATGTCGAACTCGACGGTGTCGATGTGACGGGCGACGGTCGCGCGTACCTCTACGTTTCCGGTGATATCGATACGGACGGTGTTACGGTCGACGGCGACCAGGCGCAGAACTTCTGGATCTACGGATCGAGCGACGCCGATGTCACCGTTCGAAACGTGTTCCAGGGCGTGATGTACACGCCGGAGAGCAACTCGCTCACGGTCGCGAAAGACACGGCGGTCTACGGTTCGATTGTTGCCGGTGAAGGGATCGACATCGGCGAGAACGTGAGTATCCACTTCGACGAGACGCTCCGGACGGACGTACCGATTCCCGAAGAAAACAGGGACGTTACGATCGAAATCGGCGAACGGCGCTCGCCCCTGGACGTGACCTTTGTTCTCGACCGATCCGGCTCGATGAGGGATAACGATCCGAGCGAACAGCGCGTCGACGCGACGAAGAACTTCATCGGCCTCATGCAGGGCGAAGATAGCAGCGTACTGGAAGGCGATCAGAGCGATCAAGCCGGCGTGTACGAATTCAACCAGAACGGGTACGAGAGACACCACCTCAGTAGCGACCTGTCGTCGGTCAACAGTAGCGTTGAGACGAGCGCGAGTGGCGGTACGGGGATCTACTCGGGGATTGAAATCGCGCTCGACGAATACGAGCGAAACCGCAGCTCGAGCGCCGAACAGCACATGATATTATTAAGCGACGGACAAAACGATCCCGCGACCGAATGGGTCTGTACGGACGGAGGATGGCTTGGATGTGACAACTGGGAATTCTACGACTACAATCAACAGACGTTAGATCAGGCCGAACGCGCCGCGGACATGAACGTCACGATTCACACGATAGGGCTCAGTGACGACGCGGACAGCGACATGTTGGGAGACATCGCAAACGAAACTGACGGGGACTACTACCCGGCCGAGGACGACGACGAACTTGAGGAGATCTTCGAGGGAATCGCGGACAAAGTGACGGCATCGTCCCCGACGACGTTCGAAGTTGCGTCCGTCGACGAGCCGACAGCTTCTCCGCACGATTACGCCGTCAACGTCAGGGAACACCCGGTGAATATTGGCGGGTAA
- a CDS encoding DUF7289 family protein, with product MSWRREEKSDAPGRAESTLLGLILLIGMVAVVGSSMVLVADDSLTSVQRQAEHERIESGFVELSQQMATASSAGDNSRALNLETDQDGAVVMTDTGHINITGGDVNKSVPIGAIEYQDDDGTTIAYQAGSVFRETGNQTRIVSAPPIEYDVESETLSFPITEVRDETRLGSGDVVVDHYETDPLGGSSLVENDTVTIEVTSKYYRGWERFFEEQGGATTVRDVEVHDDRTGTVTAEFGYQEVSDAFKTGAIYATDLEVQGGAEIDDSLTQKVAYPPLTDEVNRLVNATRAPKDTFEGTDITRLDTVDEHNDSLEDGIYVTDGIEESGHLEFDLSDGNATLVVDGDINANDETITVSDHENDHELSVYLTGDYDAKNGGNTCVTEAGCYTNEDATVIQLVASDESEIDFGPGGKSRFEGVIYAGGTNEDWTERNGCDKQVCIHSNPNFFGSIIASSVEIQGGKGSIDFEYDTQLQDEGVGIYPDPSLLPPQLTYLNIAEHTVDVREK from the coding sequence ATGAGTTGGCGTCGCGAGGAGAAATCCGATGCACCAGGTCGCGCCGAATCCACGCTACTTGGACTGATATTACTGATCGGAATGGTCGCGGTCGTCGGCAGCAGTATGGTTCTCGTCGCCGACGACAGTCTCACGAGCGTGCAACGACAAGCCGAACACGAGCGGATCGAAAGCGGATTCGTCGAACTGAGCCAACAGATGGCGACCGCGTCGTCTGCCGGCGACAACTCGAGAGCGCTAAATCTCGAGACGGATCAGGACGGGGCGGTCGTGATGACCGATACTGGCCACATCAACATTACGGGCGGTGACGTCAATAAGAGCGTCCCGATCGGGGCGATCGAGTACCAAGACGATGACGGGACGACGATCGCCTACCAGGCGGGTAGCGTCTTCAGAGAAACCGGAAACCAGACGCGCATCGTCTCCGCGCCACCGATCGAGTACGACGTCGAATCCGAGACCTTGTCGTTCCCGATTACGGAGGTCCGCGACGAAACGCGGCTCGGGTCCGGGGACGTCGTCGTGGATCACTACGAAACCGATCCGCTCGGCGGCAGCAGCCTCGTCGAAAACGATACGGTGACGATCGAAGTGACGAGTAAGTACTACCGCGGCTGGGAGCGCTTCTTCGAAGAGCAGGGCGGTGCGACGACCGTCAGAGACGTCGAAGTGCACGACGACCGGACGGGGACGGTGACCGCGGAGTTCGGCTATCAAGAGGTCTCGGACGCGTTCAAAACCGGTGCGATCTACGCGACGGACCTCGAGGTGCAGGGCGGGGCGGAAATCGACGACAGCCTCACACAGAAGGTCGCGTATCCGCCGCTCACCGACGAAGTAAATCGGCTGGTCAACGCGACGCGCGCACCGAAGGACACCTTCGAAGGAACCGATATTACGCGCCTCGACACGGTCGACGAACATAACGATAGCCTCGAGGACGGTATCTACGTCACAGACGGGATCGAAGAGAGTGGCCACCTCGAGTTCGATCTCTCCGATGGCAACGCGACGCTCGTCGTCGACGGCGACATTAACGCGAACGACGAAACGATCACGGTCAGCGACCACGAGAACGACCACGAACTGAGCGTGTACCTTACCGGCGACTACGACGCTAAAAACGGCGGCAACACCTGCGTTACGGAGGCGGGCTGTTACACGAACGAAGACGCGACGGTGATCCAGTTGGTCGCGTCCGACGAGTCCGAGATCGACTTCGGTCCCGGCGGGAAGTCTCGCTTCGAAGGCGTCATCTACGCCGGCGGGACGAACGAGGACTGGACGGAACGAAACGGGTGTGATAAGCAGGTGTGCATCCACTCGAATCCCAACTTCTTCGGCTCGATAATCGCCTCGTCGGTCGAAATACAGGGTGGAAAGGGGAGTATCGACTTCGAGTACGATACCCAACTCCAGGACGAGGGCGTCGGAATCTATCCGGATCCGAGCCTGCTGCCGCCTCAGCTGACGTATCTCAACATCGCCGAACACACGGTCGACGTCCGCGAGAAGTAG